From Chryseobacterium gallinarum, one genomic window encodes:
- the hisC gene encoding histidinol-phosphate transaminase — translation MKNNSINTLVRENILKLQPYISFRDQHEFNAPVMLDANESPFGEFNRYPDSTQKKLKNKLAGLKDVSPSQIAIGNGSDELIDLIIKIFCEPKKDSILMMNPSFAMYGFYAAINENNVLKLNLDENFEIVKEDFLTLVKEPVKIFFLCSPNNPTGNSIDDIEFYLQNFNGLVVVDEAYIEFSGKKSCLGLLEKYPNLIVLQTFSKAWGIAGARVGMAYASEEIISLINTVKAPYNVNILSQELILKTLDEETKLQQNVQNILIEREWLEDQLRDIECIAKIFPTDANFFLIKMKNVDQVYGKMLDHEILVSRRDPAIPGCIRINVGSRQENEKLVNLLKNITD, via the coding sequence ATGAAAAATAACAGTATCAATACTTTAGTTAGAGAAAATATATTAAAACTACAGCCCTACATCAGTTTCAGGGATCAGCATGAATTTAATGCACCTGTCATGCTGGATGCCAATGAGAGCCCGTTTGGAGAATTTAACCGCTATCCTGACTCTACACAGAAAAAGCTTAAAAACAAATTGGCAGGGCTTAAGGATGTTTCGCCATCACAGATTGCAATAGGAAACGGAAGCGACGAGCTGATCGACCTGATTATCAAAATTTTTTGTGAGCCTAAAAAAGACTCTATACTTATGATGAATCCATCCTTTGCGATGTACGGGTTTTATGCTGCCATCAATGAGAATAACGTATTAAAACTCAATCTTGATGAAAATTTCGAGATTGTAAAAGAAGACTTTCTAACCCTTGTGAAAGAACCGGTCAAAATTTTCTTTTTGTGCTCCCCAAATAACCCTACGGGAAACAGCATAGATGACATTGAATTTTATCTTCAGAATTTCAATGGACTTGTGGTGGTAGACGAAGCCTATATAGAATTCTCCGGAAAAAAATCATGCTTGGGACTTCTTGAAAAATATCCCAATCTGATTGTACTTCAGACTTTCTCAAAAGCATGGGGTATAGCAGGAGCCAGGGTAGGAATGGCTTATGCTTCAGAAGAAATTATCAGTCTTATTAATACGGTAAAAGCACCTTATAACGTCAATATATTAAGCCAGGAATTAATTCTGAAAACACTGGATGAAGAAACAAAGCTTCAGCAGAATGTGCAGAACATTTTAATAGAAAGAGAATGGTTGGAAGATCAGCTTCGGGATATTGAATGCATTGCGAAAATTTTTCCTACGGATGCCAACTTCTTTTTGATTAAAATGAAAAATGTAGATCAGGTATACGGAAAAATGCTGGATCATGAGATTTTGGTAAGCAGAAGGGATCCTGCTATACCAGGATGTATCAGGATTAACGTAGGAAGCCGGCAGGAAAATGAAAAGCTGGTCAATCTTTTAAAAAATATAACAGACTAA
- a CDS encoding glycosyltransferase family 2 protein — MKKISIVIPAYNEEGNVAVIHQKIKEVFDGLHHYDFEIIFVNDGSRDNTQKKLEELSERFDEVKFIEFSRNFGHQPAVKAGMDNAHGNAVISMDGDLQHPPELIPEMIKKWEEGYDVVFTVRTYPKEISYFKRKTSDLFYKLLSNLSDVNLTKGGGSDFRLMDASAVEVMRNFNEDDLFLRGLTSWMGFRQTGINFTAAERMSGQSSYNLKKMFTFAFTGITAFSVKPLYIAAYLGFLFSAISIIGYGIYVIHSFIAKTEISGWASLIMTIVFFGGLQLIIMGIMGIYLGKIFKQVKDRPNYIIKNKNF; from the coding sequence ATGAAGAAAATTTCAATTGTAATTCCTGCCTATAATGAAGAAGGAAACGTTGCTGTGATCCATCAGAAAATCAAAGAAGTTTTTGATGGGCTGCATCATTATGACTTTGAAATTATATTTGTAAATGATGGGAGCAGGGACAATACGCAGAAGAAACTGGAAGAGCTTTCAGAGCGGTTTGATGAAGTGAAATTTATTGAATTTTCAAGAAATTTCGGGCATCAGCCAGCTGTAAAAGCAGGCATGGATAATGCCCACGGGAATGCAGTCATTTCTATGGATGGAGACCTTCAGCATCCGCCGGAACTTATCCCGGAAATGATAAAAAAATGGGAGGAAGGGTATGATGTGGTTTTTACTGTACGAACCTATCCCAAGGAGATTTCCTATTTTAAAAGAAAAACATCGGATCTTTTTTATAAGCTTTTATCCAACTTGTCAGATGTTAATCTAACAAAAGGAGGCGGCTCCGATTTCAGGCTGATGGATGCCAGTGCCGTGGAAGTAATGCGCAATTTTAATGAAGATGATTTATTCCTGAGGGGGCTGACAAGCTGGATGGGATTCAGGCAGACCGGGATTAATTTTACGGCAGCCGAAAGGATGTCCGGACAAAGCAGCTATAATCTTAAAAAAATGTTCACTTTTGCCTTTACCGGAATTACAGCTTTTAGTGTAAAACCCCTTTATATTGCGGCTTACCTTGGTTTTTTATTTTCAGCAATTTCTATTATCGGATACGGGATATATGTCATCCATTCATTTATTGCCAAAACAGAAATCTCAGGTTGGGCCTCACTTATTATGACGATTGTATTCTTTGGAGGATTACAATTGATTATTATGGGGATAATGGGAATCTATTTAGGAAAAATATTTAAACAGGTGAAAGACAGACCTAATTATATTATTAAAAACAAAAATTTTTAG
- a CDS encoding glycosyltransferase family 4 protein, which translates to MKIAFDAKRFFHNTSGLGNYSRDLVRILSEYAPENEYLLLNKNKSERGKEILNRSNVRFIETSKGNFSRQFKTGKDAQKQGADIFHGLSGELPLKWGKDPIKKVVTIHDLIFVRYPQYYSFFDRKIHFWKFKKAADTADKIIAISEQTKRDIIQYLKVPEDKIEVIYQGCHQAFKEQQPVEFIQSVKNKFNLPGRFILNVGTIEERKNLLNVVKAIKETEIPLVVVGRKTKYYQKIERFLKKNKMEKQVLFLEGVSMEELAAIYKLADIFIYPSFFEGFGIPVIEALFSKTVVVTSNTSCLPEAGGKDSVYIDPHNELDIRAKLTFLWENESEGKRRAEKGFEFVQKFNDESIARELINLYQKII; encoded by the coding sequence ATGAAAATTGCCTTTGACGCAAAACGTTTTTTTCACAATACTTCCGGGTTGGGCAATTATTCACGCGATCTTGTCAGAATACTTTCCGAATATGCACCGGAAAATGAATACCTGCTGCTCAATAAAAATAAATCTGAACGCGGAAAAGAGATTCTGAACCGCTCCAATGTACGGTTTATTGAAACCTCAAAAGGAAACTTTTCCCGCCAGTTTAAAACGGGAAAAGATGCGCAGAAACAAGGCGCTGACATTTTTCACGGACTCTCCGGGGAGCTTCCTTTAAAATGGGGGAAAGATCCTATCAAAAAGGTGGTGACCATTCATGATTTAATCTTTGTACGGTATCCACAATACTATTCTTTTTTTGACCGGAAAATACATTTCTGGAAATTTAAGAAAGCGGCTGATACCGCAGATAAAATTATTGCCATTTCAGAGCAGACCAAAAGAGATATCATTCAGTATTTAAAGGTTCCTGAAGATAAGATTGAAGTGATTTATCAGGGATGTCATCAAGCTTTTAAAGAACAACAGCCGGTAGAATTCATACAAAGTGTCAAAAACAAATTCAATCTGCCGGGACGTTTTATTCTTAATGTCGGAACCATTGAAGAGCGTAAGAATCTTCTGAATGTGGTAAAAGCTATTAAAGAGACAGAAATACCCCTGGTAGTTGTAGGCAGAAAGACAAAATATTATCAGAAAATAGAACGCTTTTTGAAAAAAAATAAAATGGAAAAACAGGTTCTATTTCTGGAAGGAGTTTCTATGGAAGAGCTGGCAGCAATCTATAAACTGGCAGATATTTTTATATATCCAAGCTTTTTTGAAGGCTTCGGAATCCCTGTGATAGAGGCTCTTTTTTCGAAAACGGTAGTGGTAACAAGCAATACAAGTTGCCTGCCGGAAGCAGGAGGTAAGGACTCTGTCTATATAGATCCTCACAATGAGCTTGATATCAGAGCCAAGCTTACATTTCTCTGGGAAAATGAATCAGAGGGAAAACGCCGTGCAGAAAAGGGTTTTGAGTTTGTTCAGAAATTTAATGATGAGTCAATTGCAAGAGAACTGATAAACCTTTATCAAAAAATTATCTGA
- a CDS encoding 2,3,4,5-tetrahydropyridine-2,6-dicarboxylate N-succinyltransferase, with the protein MSLQQTIENIWDNRDLLQNEDSQKAIREVISLLDSGELRVAEPTENGWQVNEWVKKAVVMYFPIQKMETIEVGPFEFHDKIPLKKNYAEKGVRVVPHAIAREGSFVASGVIMMPSYVNIGAYVDSGTMVDTWATVGSCAQIGKNVHLSGGVGIGGVLEPLQAAPVIIEDDCFIGSRCIVVEGVHVEKEAVLGANVVLTASTKIIDVTGDTPVEIKGRVPARSVVIPGSYTKQYPAGEYQVPCALIIGQRKESTDKKTSLNDALRDNNVAV; encoded by the coding sequence ATGTCGTTACAACAAACTATTGAAAACATTTGGGATAATAGAGACCTATTACAGAATGAAGACAGCCAAAAAGCGATAAGAGAGGTAATTTCTTTATTAGATTCCGGGGAACTTCGTGTAGCAGAACCTACGGAAAACGGATGGCAGGTAAATGAATGGGTGAAGAAAGCCGTAGTAATGTATTTCCCGATCCAAAAAATGGAAACTATTGAAGTAGGTCCGTTTGAATTCCATGACAAAATTCCTTTAAAGAAAAATTATGCGGAAAAAGGAGTAAGAGTAGTACCCCATGCGATTGCAAGAGAAGGTTCTTTTGTAGCTTCAGGAGTGATCATGATGCCTTCTTATGTAAATATCGGGGCATACGTAGATTCGGGAACAATGGTAGATACCTGGGCAACCGTAGGAAGCTGTGCACAGATTGGTAAAAATGTTCACCTGAGTGGTGGTGTAGGAATTGGCGGGGTATTGGAACCATTACAAGCCGCTCCGGTAATCATTGAGGATGATTGTTTCATCGGATCAAGATGTATCGTGGTGGAGGGTGTTCACGTAGAAAAAGAAGCAGTACTGGGAGCTAATGTAGTATTGACGGCCTCTACAAAAATTATTGACGTAACAGGAGATACACCGGTAGAAATTAAAGGAAGGGTTCCTGCCCGTTCTGTAGTGATTCCGGGGAGCTATACAAAACAATATCCTGCAGGAGAATATCAGGTTCCATGTGCTTTGATCATTGGTCAGAGAAAAGAATCCACAGACAAGAAAACGTCTCTTAATGATGCATTGAGAGATAACAATGTAGCTGTTTAA
- the hisH gene encoding imidazole glycerol phosphate synthase subunit HisH, which translates to MIAIIKYNGGNVNSVQNALNRLNIDSVITDDPEQIIKADKVIFPGVGEASSTMKRLKEKGLDVLIPDLKQPVLGICLGMQLMCKDNEEGDTEGMGIFDIKVRKFPSHGLIPHMGWNAISAQDGALFRKVEAGSDMYFVHSYYCELSGFTTSVCDYILPFSASLQKDNFYAVQFHPEKSGEIGSQILNNFIRL; encoded by the coding sequence ATGATTGCTATAATAAAATATAACGGAGGAAATGTCAATTCCGTTCAAAACGCTCTGAATCGGTTAAATATTGATTCGGTAATTACGGATGATCCTGAGCAGATCATAAAAGCGGATAAAGTGATTTTTCCGGGAGTTGGAGAAGCCTCATCTACCATGAAGCGGTTAAAGGAAAAGGGATTGGATGTACTGATACCCGATTTGAAACAGCCGGTCCTGGGAATATGCCTGGGAATGCAGCTGATGTGTAAAGACAATGAAGAAGGAGATACCGAAGGAATGGGGATCTTTGATATTAAGGTCAGAAAATTTCCTTCCCATGGCCTGATTCCTCATATGGGATGGAATGCCATTTCGGCTCAGGATGGGGCATTGTTTAGAAAGGTTGAAGCCGGAAGCGATATGTATTTTGTTCACAGCTATTATTGTGAACTATCCGGTTTTACAACCTCGGTGTGTGATTATATCCTGCCATTTAGTGCTTCTTTGCAAAAGGACAATTTTTATGCGGTGCAATTTCACCCTGAAAAATCAGGAGAAATTGGCAGTCAGATTTTAAACAATTTTATAAGATTATAA
- the hisG gene encoding ATP phosphoribosyltransferase gives MSKLKIAIQKSGRLYEDSLQLLKDCGILVNNGKEQLKVSVDNFPMEIMYLRNSDIPQYLEDGVVDVAIVGENLLIEKQKNIPIIQKLGFSKCRVSLAVPKEVETDDPSYFQGKKVATSYPNTLRNFLEKENIVSDIHVISGSVEIAPNIGLADGICDIVSSGSTLFKNGLRETVTLLKSEAVLAQTPRLSPEKEIILEKFLFRIKAVLKAKKSKYILMNVPNHKIEKVAGVLPVLKSPTVIPLAEEGWSSIHSVIEEERFWEVIDELKENGAQDILIIPIDKMVI, from the coding sequence ATGAGTAAATTAAAAATTGCGATTCAAAAAAGTGGCCGGCTTTACGAAGATTCCTTACAGCTCCTCAAAGACTGTGGAATATTAGTCAACAACGGTAAAGAACAGCTTAAAGTTTCGGTAGATAACTTTCCGATGGAAATCATGTATCTCCGGAATTCAGATATCCCGCAATACCTTGAAGACGGGGTAGTGGATGTTGCCATCGTAGGAGAAAATCTGCTGATTGAAAAACAAAAAAATATTCCCATTATCCAGAAGTTGGGATTCTCCAAATGCAGGGTTTCCCTTGCTGTACCCAAGGAAGTGGAGACCGATGATCCCTCGTATTTCCAGGGGAAAAAGGTGGCCACATCCTATCCTAATACCCTTAGAAATTTTCTGGAAAAAGAAAACATCGTTTCAGACATTCACGTCATCTCCGGCTCCGTGGAAATTGCCCCGAATATTGGATTGGCGGATGGGATCTGTGATATTGTAAGTTCAGGAAGTACCTTATTCAAAAACGGATTACGGGAAACAGTCACTTTACTGAAATCTGAAGCCGTTTTAGCCCAAACTCCCCGGTTATCACCTGAAAAAGAAATCATTCTCGAAAAATTCTTATTCAGAATCAAAGCAGTTTTAAAGGCTAAAAAATCAAAATATATTCTGATGAATGTTCCCAACCATAAAATAGAAAAGGTTGCCGGAGTGCTTCCTGTTTTGAAAAGTCCTACGGTAATTCCTCTGGCTGAAGAAGGATGGAGTAGTATTCATTCTGTCATTGAAGAAGAAAGATTCTGGGAAGTAATTGATGAACTGAAGGAAAACGGTGCCCAGGATATATTAATTATCCCGATAGATAAAATGGTTATTTAA
- a CDS encoding polysaccharide deacetylase family protein yields the protein MVLLSFDIEEFDMPFEYKGKIPFEKQISISQTGLERILDILKKYKVKATFFSTVVFAENSRPLIERLLHDGHELASHTWFHSEFEVKHLKESRERLEELFSTKITGLRMPRMMPVDNKDVEKAGYSYNSSINPTFLPGRYNNLKVSRTYFKEGNVMQVPASVTPNFRIPLFWLSFHNFPLAVYKKLASDTLGKDKYLNIYFHPWEFAEIKDEAFRLPGFTVKNSGKDMVQRFDSFVGWLKDKGHTFGTFQDFQKQIQR from the coding sequence ATGGTTTTATTAAGTTTTGACATTGAGGAATTTGATATGCCATTTGAATACAAAGGTAAAATTCCTTTTGAAAAGCAAATTTCAATTTCGCAGACCGGATTGGAAAGGATATTGGATATCCTTAAGAAATATAAAGTGAAAGCTACTTTTTTTTCTACGGTAGTTTTCGCAGAAAACAGCAGGCCCCTTATCGAAAGGTTGCTACACGACGGGCATGAATTGGCTTCCCACACCTGGTTCCATTCAGAATTTGAAGTGAAACATCTTAAAGAATCGAGAGAGCGGCTGGAGGAACTTTTCTCCACCAAAATAACAGGACTAAGAATGCCGAGAATGATGCCTGTTGACAACAAAGACGTCGAAAAAGCAGGGTATTCCTATAATTCTTCTATCAATCCAACCTTTTTACCGGGCAGATATAACAACTTAAAAGTGTCAAGAACGTATTTCAAAGAAGGAAACGTAATGCAGGTTCCGGCTTCGGTAACACCCAATTTCAGGATTCCGTTATTCTGGCTGAGTTTTCATAATTTTCCTTTGGCAGTGTACAAAAAGCTAGCTTCCGATACGTTAGGAAAAGATAAATACCTTAATATTTATTTCCATCCGTGGGAATTTGCAGAAATTAAAGATGAGGCATTCAGGCTTCCGGGTTTTACCGTAAAAAATTCCGGAAAAGATATGGTACAAAGGTTTGATTCGTTCGTAGGATGGCTGAAAGATAAGGGACATACGTTCGGCACCTTTCAGGACTTTCAGAAACAGATACAAAGATAA
- the hisB gene encoding bifunctional histidinol-phosphatase/imidazoleglycerol-phosphate dehydratase HisB, whose amino-acid sequence MKKVLFIDRDGTLIIEPPINFQVDSLEKLEFYPGVFSNLSKIANELDYELVMVTNQDGLGTESFPFEDFTGPHEKMLKAFENEGIIFNDILIDKSFEHENLPTRKPGTGMLEKYKYGKYDLANSYVIGDRNTDVQLAENLGSKSIFLNESFNDKAVLSTTDWADIYRFLKSGMRRANVYRKTKETEIEVEVHIDGKGKSEISTGLHFFDHMLDQIARHGNMDLRIKVNGDLSVDEHHTIEDTAIVLGEAILKALGQKKGIERYGFLLPMDDCLAQVAIDFGGRPWLVWDVEFKREKIGDVPTEMFYHFFKSFTDASKSNLNIKAEGNNEHHKIEAVFKAFAKAIKMAVNQSDANYSLPSTKGSL is encoded by the coding sequence ATGAAAAAAGTATTATTTATAGATCGTGACGGTACGCTTATCATTGAGCCGCCCATAAATTTCCAGGTGGATTCACTGGAGAAGCTGGAGTTTTATCCCGGCGTTTTCAGCAACCTTTCAAAAATTGCCAATGAGCTGGATTATGAATTGGTGATGGTAACCAACCAGGACGGTCTGGGAACAGAAAGTTTTCCTTTTGAAGACTTTACCGGTCCGCATGAAAAGATGCTGAAAGCTTTTGAAAACGAAGGGATCATCTTTAACGATATTTTAATTGACAAAAGTTTCGAGCACGAGAATCTGCCGACCCGGAAACCGGGAACAGGTATGCTTGAAAAATATAAATATGGAAAGTATGATCTTGCAAATTCCTATGTAATTGGTGATCGAAATACAGATGTTCAACTAGCTGAAAATTTGGGGTCTAAATCTATTTTTCTCAATGAAAGCTTTAATGATAAAGCAGTACTCTCTACTACGGACTGGGCGGATATTTACCGGTTTTTAAAATCGGGTATGAGAAGGGCAAATGTTTACAGAAAAACCAAGGAAACAGAAATAGAAGTGGAAGTACATATCGACGGAAAAGGGAAATCAGAAATTTCTACAGGGCTCCATTTTTTTGATCATATGCTGGATCAGATCGCCAGACATGGTAATATGGATCTCAGAATTAAAGTAAACGGAGATCTTTCAGTAGACGAACACCACACGATAGAAGATACTGCTATTGTATTGGGAGAAGCAATTTTGAAAGCACTGGGACAGAAAAAAGGGATTGAAAGATATGGCTTCCTTCTTCCGATGGATGATTGCCTGGCACAGGTGGCTATAGATTTCGGAGGCAGGCCATGGCTGGTTTGGGATGTTGAATTTAAAAGAGAAAAAATAGGAGATGTTCCTACAGAAATGTTTTACCACTTCTTTAAATCTTTTACAGATGCTTCAAAATCCAATCTGAACATCAAAGCGGAAGGAAATAACGAGCACCATAAGATAGAAGCTGTTTTTAAAGCTTTTGCAAAAGCGATTAAAATGGCGGTCAATCAATCTGATGCCAATTACAGTTTACCATCAACCAAAGGAAGTTTATAA
- a CDS encoding methyltransferase family protein, translating into MTDFIRFFIPFYFILFFAVSFLGISIAVARKIGKSPDVLPKDDSAYALVGWYFKLIMAALFIYTFLFLLFPETMEEAFKIPLWEAEEVQYAGIIMMILAFIWVIIAQCQMRESWRIGIDNQMKTELITHGLFQYSRNPVFLGMTVSLAGFFLVVPTAVTFLFLLVGSIVMQIQIRLEEEYLLKQHGPTYQSYKKRVGRMFRLY; encoded by the coding sequence ATGACAGATTTCATCAGATTCTTTATTCCTTTTTATTTTATTTTGTTCTTTGCGGTTTCATTTTTGGGAATCAGCATAGCGGTTGCCAGGAAAATTGGTAAGAGTCCTGATGTTTTACCAAAAGATGATTCAGCCTATGCATTGGTAGGTTGGTATTTTAAACTCATTATGGCTGCTCTTTTTATCTACACCTTTCTGTTTTTATTATTTCCCGAAACGATGGAAGAAGCTTTTAAAATACCGCTTTGGGAAGCTGAAGAAGTTCAATATGCAGGGATTATAATGATGATTCTTGCCTTCATCTGGGTAATTATAGCCCAGTGTCAGATGAGAGAGTCCTGGCGGATTGGAATTGATAATCAAATGAAAACCGAACTTATTACCCACGGCTTATTCCAATACTCCAGAAATCCTGTCTTTTTAGGAATGACGGTAAGTCTTGCCGGTTTTTTTCTGGTAGTTCCCACCGCAGTCACTTTCTTGTTTTTACTGGTGGGAAGTATTGTAATGCAGATCCAGATACGGCTGGAAGAAGAGTATTTATTAAAACAGCACGGCCCCACCTATCAGTCTTATAAAAAGAGGGTTGGGCGTATGTTTCGCCTTTATTAA
- the hisD gene encoding histidinol dehydrogenase: protein MKIYRYPTQDTWADLIERPVLKQEEISGIIKEIFQEVAKNGDRALIEFNKRFDKAETGSIAVTPSEIEEAENRISDDLKQAIREAKENIAQFHTSQEQEIRKIETTRGVFCWRENRAIEKVGIYIPGGTAPLFSTVLMLAVPANLAGCKDIILCTPPDKNGKINPAILYAAKICGVSRVFKSGGAQAIAAMSLGTESIPEVYKIFGPGNQFVVAAKEYAQRFGVAIDMPAGPSEVLVIADENAVPEFCAADLLSQAEHGNDSQVIFITTDLEVFNETIEAVDRQLKALPRNEMASKALENSSFILTDTIDAAMEFSNLYAPEHLILAIENFDQYTAQVRNAGSVFLGNYSCESAGDYASGTNHTLPTNGFAKNYSGVSLDSFVKKITFQHLSREGLQNLGKTIELMAEAEGLFAHKNAVSIRLRS, encoded by the coding sequence ATGAAAATATACAGGTACCCCACACAAGATACATGGGCTGATTTAATCGAGCGGCCGGTTTTAAAGCAGGAAGAAATTTCCGGGATTATTAAAGAAATATTTCAGGAAGTCGCTAAAAATGGCGACCGGGCTTTAATAGAATTCAATAAAAGATTTGATAAAGCAGAAACCGGTAGTATTGCAGTAACCCCATCTGAAATTGAAGAAGCGGAAAACAGGATCAGTGATGATCTGAAACAGGCGATCCGGGAAGCAAAGGAAAATATTGCTCAATTTCATACTTCCCAGGAGCAGGAGATCCGGAAAATTGAAACAACAAGAGGAGTCTTCTGCTGGCGGGAGAACCGTGCCATAGAGAAAGTGGGAATTTATATTCCGGGAGGTACGGCACCTTTGTTTTCAACGGTTCTGATGCTTGCTGTTCCTGCCAATCTGGCTGGCTGTAAAGATATTATCCTTTGCACACCACCCGATAAAAACGGAAAGATTAATCCGGCAATTTTATATGCCGCAAAGATATGCGGAGTTTCCAGGGTTTTTAAAAGCGGAGGGGCACAAGCCATTGCAGCGATGAGTCTGGGAACAGAAAGTATTCCGGAAGTATATAAAATTTTCGGTCCCGGAAACCAGTTCGTAGTAGCAGCCAAAGAATATGCCCAGCGCTTTGGAGTAGCAATTGATATGCCTGCGGGTCCCAGTGAGGTACTTGTAATTGCCGATGAAAATGCCGTTCCTGAATTTTGTGCCGCTGATCTTCTTTCCCAGGCAGAGCACGGTAACGACAGTCAGGTTATTTTTATTACGACAGATCTTGAAGTCTTCAACGAAACAATAGAAGCTGTTGACCGGCAGTTAAAAGCCCTGCCCAGAAATGAAATGGCCTCCAAGGCTTTGGAAAACAGTTCCTTTATACTTACAGATACCATTGATGCTGCCATGGAATTCAGTAATCTGTATGCTCCGGAACACCTTATCCTGGCCATAGAAAATTTTGATCAGTATACCGCACAGGTCCGGAATGCAGGATCTGTTTTCCTTGGGAATTATTCCTGTGAAAGTGCAGGAGATTATGCCAGTGGAACCAATCATACCCTTCCTACCAATGGCTTTGCAAAGAATTACAGCGGTGTTTCACTAGACAGTTTTGTGAAAAAAATAACATTTCAGCATCTTTCCAGAGAAGGACTTCAAAATTTAGGAAAGACAATAGAGCTTATGGCCGAGGCGGAAGGACTGTTTGCACACAAAAATGCAGTGTCAATACGATTAAGATCTTAA
- a CDS encoding glycosyltransferase family 87 protein, which yields MKEKFLKILLNPKYIFGVYLIISVVTAISKYFRGDYAINNYLIFKNVFFNTIHQKNLFIHYPDLYFDLNHYGVFFSALIAPFAMMPDWLGISLWNVANTFIFIYGIYKLPFSDSKKAIFGLLCLQEYITAALSLQFNVALTGLLQLSAVYIYERKEVKSVTAILIGVFVKIYGIVGLTQFFFIKNKTKFILSGIGIALLFFVLPMAYSSPAFVIQCYSDWFQSIIEKNNENQVLGNMQDISLMGFFRRILGDASISNLVFLAAGLPLFALPYIRIRQYKHYAFQLMILASTLLFLVLFSSSSESPTYIIAVVGVLIWFFLQKERTPFIIGLLVFVIIFTCFSTSDLFPKFVKENYIIKYSLKAVPCILVWLRVTYELLTKDFEKNYSLN from the coding sequence TTGAAAGAAAAATTTCTTAAAATACTATTAAACCCTAAATATATATTTGGGGTTTATCTTATTATATCGGTTGTTACCGCAATTTCCAAATATTTCAGGGGAGACTATGCGATTAATAATTATCTGATCTTTAAAAATGTATTTTTCAATACCATTCATCAGAAAAACCTGTTTATTCATTATCCCGACCTCTATTTTGATCTGAATCATTACGGGGTCTTTTTCAGTGCATTGATTGCACCATTTGCCATGATGCCTGACTGGCTTGGAATTTCCCTCTGGAATGTAGCAAATACCTTTATCTTCATTTATGGAATTTATAAACTCCCGTTTTCAGATTCCAAAAAAGCAATTTTTGGGTTGCTTTGTCTTCAGGAATATATTACCGCAGCTTTAAGCCTGCAGTTTAATGTAGCTTTAACAGGGCTTTTGCAGCTGTCTGCTGTCTATATCTATGAAAGAAAAGAAGTAAAATCCGTTACGGCCATATTAATAGGAGTATTTGTGAAAATTTACGGTATTGTAGGACTTACCCAATTTTTCTTTATCAAAAATAAGACGAAATTTATTCTTTCAGGAATTGGCATTGCATTGTTATTTTTTGTACTTCCGATGGCATATTCAAGCCCGGCATTTGTCATACAGTGTTATTCGGACTGGTTTCAGTCTATTATAGAAAAAAATAATGAGAACCAGGTATTGGGCAATATGCAGGATATCTCATTAATGGGCTTTTTCAGAAGGATTTTAGGAGATGCCTCTATCTCCAACCTTGTTTTTTTAGCAGCAGGGCTACCGCTTTTTGCATTACCTTATATCAGGATCAGGCAATATAAGCACTATGCCTTTCAGCTAATGATCCTGGCTTCAACCTTACTGTTTTTAGTCTTATTCAGTTCCAGCTCTGAGTCTCCTACTTATATCATTGCCGTGGTAGGCGTTTTGATATGGTTTTTTCTTCAAAAAGAAAGAACTCCTTTCATTATCGGGTTGCTTGTCTTTGTGATTATTTTTACCTGTTTCTCCACTTCAGATTTATTTCCCAAGTTTGTAAAAGAGAACTATATCATCAAGTATTCCTTAAAAGCCGTACCTTGTATCTTGGTTTGGCTGAGAGTAACTTATGAGCTTTTAACCAAGGATTTTGAGAAAAACTATAGCCTGAATTAA